One Sodalis praecaptivus DNA segment encodes these proteins:
- a CDS encoding type III secretion system apparatus protein, translating into MEWDLVTERNLQQFIRLADLGDCPVSNAMCWRHARGETYLHYRGGRIHLGQYLPRVTSAADALRQGLQRWTPALFAGVPQRLYALGAGLAISCSPPAHSAAELWLRLHQRQQTFLEALCRGA; encoded by the coding sequence ATGGAATGGGATTTGGTTACTGAACGGAATTTACAACAATTTATCCGGCTGGCGGATCTGGGCGACTGCCCGGTGTCGAACGCTATGTGCTGGCGCCATGCGCGCGGCGAAACCTATTTGCACTACCGCGGCGGCCGTATCCACCTCGGCCAATATCTACCGCGCGTCACCTCAGCCGCCGACGCCTTGCGCCAGGGTTTACAGCGCTGGACGCCGGCCCTGTTCGCCGGCGTGCCTCAGCGCCTGTACGCTCTGGGCGCGGGGCTGGCCATCAGTTGTTCGCCGCCAGCGCACAGCGCGGCGGAGCTCTGGCTGCGGCTACATCAGCGCCAGCAAACCTTTCTGGAGGCGCTATGTCGGGGAGCGTAA
- the sctF gene encoding type III secretion system needle filament subunit SctF — MDVSQLINTLSLLAHKAGNDVEDKMTADKLTDPASLLRAQFAVQQYSTFINYSSAILKTMKDMVGGIIAKI, encoded by the coding sequence ATGGATGTGTCACAACTCATCAATACGCTTTCCCTTCTGGCGCATAAGGCGGGAAATGACGTCGAAGATAAAATGACGGCGGATAAGCTTACCGACCCTGCCTCCTTGCTGCGAGCGCAGTTCGCGGTGCAGCAATATTCAACCTTTATCAACTATTCCAGCGCGATACTCAAGACCATGAAAGATATGGTCGGCGGCATTATCGCTAAGATATGA
- a CDS encoding EscC/YscC/HrcC family type III secretion system outer membrane ring protein, whose product MKWNYNTLILFMVFIISSVNAKTLPWRETGFSLRAREMPLSQVLSSLAENYDTSIIIDPEVNVNFSGFIPPGPPLAILNKLMSQYHLIFYFDGDTLFIYPASQLRRQVITLTTLRALEFIRYLQNRQVPEKRSCEIRRIPGVNALDIKGVPACLERVSQLASMLDGELTKRQGEAVSMTIYPLKYATAVDDRYQYRDQTVVVPGIVSVLRDMSRGADASGNASTPQTQGLPMFSADPRQNAVIVRDYAANMAGYRKLIMALDQRPQMIEISVMIIDVNVGDINKLGIDWSGAVSLGTNAFTFNSDVGLTGGFSSVISNTGDFMVRLNALEQSAHAYILSQPSVVTLNNIQAVLDKNVTFYTKLQADKFAKLESVTTGSLLRVTPRLMEDQGKQNIMLSLNIQDGQQATPLTATDPLPQVQNSEIASQATLRPGQSLLLGGFQQDKQTQGQNKIPLLGDIPVLGHLFRSRTDETHSVIRLFLIKATVAGSEAP is encoded by the coding sequence ATGAAGTGGAATTATAACACGCTAATACTATTTATGGTATTTATTATTTCCTCCGTCAATGCCAAAACGTTACCCTGGCGCGAAACGGGTTTTTCTTTGCGTGCCCGGGAAATGCCGTTATCGCAAGTCTTATCCAGTTTGGCTGAGAATTATGATACTTCCATCATTATAGACCCCGAGGTTAATGTGAATTTCAGCGGTTTTATTCCGCCGGGGCCGCCGTTGGCCATTCTCAATAAGTTAATGAGCCAGTATCATCTTATTTTCTATTTTGATGGCGATACCTTGTTTATTTATCCGGCATCACAGCTGAGGCGCCAGGTTATCACTCTCACGACTTTGCGCGCGCTGGAATTCATTCGCTATTTGCAAAACCGTCAAGTACCGGAGAAAAGAAGCTGCGAAATTCGGCGTATTCCCGGGGTGAACGCGCTGGATATTAAAGGCGTACCGGCCTGTCTTGAGCGCGTGTCGCAGCTGGCCTCCATGCTGGATGGTGAGCTGACCAAGCGCCAGGGAGAGGCGGTCAGTATGACGATCTATCCACTAAAATACGCCACCGCGGTGGACGACCGCTATCAATATCGGGATCAAACCGTGGTGGTGCCGGGTATTGTCAGCGTGCTGCGCGACATGAGCCGCGGCGCGGACGCGAGCGGGAATGCGTCGACGCCGCAAACGCAGGGGTTGCCGATGTTTTCCGCCGATCCGCGGCAAAATGCGGTGATCGTGCGCGATTATGCGGCCAATATGGCGGGTTATCGCAAACTCATTATGGCGCTGGATCAACGGCCGCAAATGATTGAGATTTCAGTCATGATCATCGATGTTAACGTCGGCGATATTAATAAGCTGGGTATTGATTGGAGCGGCGCGGTGTCTCTGGGCACTAACGCGTTCACTTTTAATAGCGATGTCGGTCTGACGGGCGGGTTTTCATCGGTTATCAGTAACACCGGCGATTTTATGGTGCGGCTCAATGCGCTGGAACAGAGCGCCCATGCGTATATCTTGTCGCAGCCGTCGGTGGTGACGCTCAACAATATTCAGGCGGTGCTGGATAAAAATGTGACGTTTTATACCAAGTTGCAGGCCGATAAATTCGCCAAACTGGAGTCGGTGACCACCGGTTCCCTGCTGCGCGTTACGCCACGGCTTATGGAAGACCAAGGGAAACAAAACATCATGCTGAGCCTGAACATTCAGGACGGTCAGCAAGCGACGCCGCTTACCGCGACGGATCCCTTGCCCCAGGTGCAAAATTCCGAGATAGCGTCACAAGCCACCCTCCGACCTGGACAAAGTCTGCTGCTGGGGGGCTTCCAGCAGGATAAGCAAACGCAGGGGCAAAACAAAATCCCCTTGTTAGGCGATATTCCGGTGCTCGGTCATCTGTTTAGAAGCCGTACTGATGAAACCCATAGCGTCATTCGACTGTTTTTGATCAAGGCCACCGTCGCCGGTAGTGAAGCGCCATGA
- the sctE gene encoding type III secretion system translocon subunit SctE has translation MMSHYPINMMQGIAAEPRANLVEIGNTGGTAAAGALGLKVVNTAWPAPAERGESSAGASYTGIVTASQAQSALDDLFDALPSAPPARPTLGQFLTLDVATLSLMANGLMQTICNKNADSICQQIQRASEVQDVLRARQLKDYQAQINKTAEQAEKVRKAGIISAVCDWIVSGIQLVMGTLRVMAGDVVGGMATIMNGVAGVIKASAETALLCGADKETCAKVILIATLLQTVFGAMSMMGSMASAGNIKDAGQAVRGSKFFTYLRIANNGVEGANQTQQSVTSMALADLQKQIEELMANQSFTDGVQQWIEARKTTQYQQLQDTFQDSMQSRKSALHTINNYGSALAHVVGGRA, from the coding sequence ATGATGAGTCACTATCCGATTAACATGATGCAGGGGATCGCCGCCGAGCCGCGCGCCAACCTGGTCGAAATAGGCAATACGGGGGGGACCGCCGCCGCCGGGGCGCTCGGGTTGAAGGTGGTCAATACCGCCTGGCCTGCCCCGGCAGAGAGGGGGGAATCTTCGGCCGGGGCGAGCTATACCGGCATCGTCACCGCGTCACAAGCGCAATCCGCGCTGGACGATTTGTTTGATGCCTTGCCATCCGCTCCGCCAGCGCGTCCCACGTTGGGCCAATTTCTCACCTTGGATGTGGCGACGCTGTCGCTCATGGCCAATGGCCTCATGCAGACTATCTGTAATAAAAACGCCGACAGTATTTGCCAGCAAATCCAGCGCGCGAGTGAGGTACAGGATGTATTGCGCGCTCGCCAGCTCAAGGATTATCAGGCGCAAATCAATAAAACCGCCGAGCAAGCGGAAAAAGTGCGCAAAGCGGGCATTATCAGCGCGGTGTGCGACTGGATAGTCAGCGGCATACAATTGGTGATGGGGACGCTCAGAGTCATGGCGGGCGATGTGGTGGGAGGCATGGCTACCATCATGAATGGCGTGGCTGGCGTCATCAAGGCGAGCGCCGAAACCGCGCTGCTCTGTGGCGCGGACAAAGAGACGTGCGCAAAGGTTATCCTCATCGCGACGCTATTGCAGACCGTTTTTGGTGCGATGTCCATGATGGGCAGCATGGCAAGCGCGGGGAATATTAAGGACGCCGGGCAAGCCGTTAGAGGATCCAAATTCTTTACATATCTCAGAATCGCGAATAATGGCGTCGAAGGCGCGAACCAGACGCAACAGAGCGTGACCTCAATGGCCCTTGCGGATCTGCAAAAGCAAATTGAGGAATTAATGGCCAACCAGTCATTCACTGACGGTGTACAACAATGGATTGAAGCGCGCAAGACAACGCAGTATCAGCAATTACAGGACACCTTCCAGGACAGTATGCAATCCCGCAAGAGCGCATTGCACACTATTAACAATTATGGTTCGGCGCTGGCGCACGTCGTCGGCGGCCGCGCCTAA
- the sscA gene encoding CesD/SycD/LcrH family type III secretion system chaperone SscA, translating to MTLSGDKAQPDDWQDVQAVGDFLRQGGSVYMLLDRQVETSLQTLFDYAKQLAAAGDQAGAARIFKLLTFYDGWSFEYWFHLGKCCQAQRAWIDAIYAYGRAAQIKVAAPEAPCAAGECYFASGNKTYARKAFRAALLICGELKHHQAIRQRARTGLAATGGDDESLSD from the coding sequence ATGACATTATCCGGGGATAAGGCGCAACCGGATGATTGGCAGGATGTTCAAGCGGTAGGGGATTTTCTCCGTCAGGGCGGTTCGGTCTATATGCTGTTAGACAGGCAGGTTGAGACCTCTTTGCAGACGCTGTTTGACTATGCCAAACAATTAGCCGCCGCCGGCGATCAGGCCGGCGCGGCCAGGATATTCAAATTGCTGACTTTTTATGATGGTTGGTCGTTTGAATACTGGTTCCACTTGGGAAAATGTTGTCAAGCCCAAAGAGCATGGATCGACGCTATTTATGCCTATGGTCGCGCGGCGCAAATTAAGGTGGCCGCGCCTGAAGCGCCCTGTGCGGCGGGCGAATGCTATTTTGCCAGCGGCAATAAGACGTATGCCCGCAAAGCGTTTCGCGCGGCGCTGCTGATTTGCGGCGAGCTTAAGCACCATCAGGCCATACGACAGCGGGCGCGGACGGGCTTGGCCGCAACGGGAGGCGATGATGAGTCACTATCCGATTAA
- a CDS encoding SycD/LcrH family type III secretion system chaperone: MMISTRDDDAGQCDPCAAIDTAITSELEQRYTGGHQALHSGCYDRALIDFSWLVMSQPWSWRAHVALAGTLMKTKEYQGAMNFYGYALMLDGDHPEPMYQMAVCLQAMGRLADARMALQNAISMSEARPRYSAIRANAYRLLNQLLV, encoded by the coding sequence ATGATGATTTCCACCCGGGATGACGATGCCGGCCAATGCGATCCCTGCGCCGCCATTGACACAGCCATAACCAGCGAGCTTGAGCAGCGCTATACCGGCGGGCATCAGGCACTCCACAGCGGGTGCTACGACCGCGCACTCATTGATTTCAGCTGGCTGGTGATGTCGCAGCCGTGGAGCTGGCGCGCGCATGTTGCGCTGGCAGGCACGCTCATGAAGACGAAAGAGTATCAAGGGGCGATGAATTTTTACGGTTATGCATTGATGCTTGATGGCGACCACCCGGAACCGATGTATCAAATGGCCGTGTGTTTACAGGCCATGGGGCGGCTTGCGGATGCCCGTATGGCGCTGCAAAACGCCATCAGTATGAGTGAGGCTAGGCCGCGTTACAGTGCAATACGCGCCAACGCCTATCGCCTGCTTAATCAGCTGTTGGTGTGA
- a CDS encoding EscE/YscE/SsaE family type III secretion system needle protein co-chaperone has protein sequence MPTLTLIEDGLRDSPVQAEQWQRQLRAIQRRLRQAMISPVRPAQYQQFTVLLEAALQAEDILNGIYFRYHNAPLGCRDMTTLNIKS, from the coding sequence GTGCCCACTTTGACCCTTATCGAAGACGGTTTACGCGATTCACCTGTCCAGGCCGAGCAGTGGCAACGCCAGCTTCGCGCCATCCAGCGTCGCCTGCGGCAGGCGATGATCTCGCCGGTGCGCCCGGCGCAATATCAGCAATTCACCGTATTGCTGGAAGCGGCGCTACAGGCTGAAGATATTCTCAACGGCATTTACTTTCGTTATCACAATGCCCCATTGGGCTGTCGTGACATGACGACGCTAAATATCAAGTCATAA
- the sctD gene encoding type III secretion system inner membrane ring subunit SctD, translating to MKNQWKIRLLGGVLHGREIVVPEGGLTLGERGCDVCVPLTAAAKVALTITAGRLYADAGGASVRVNGRRHRKGDALPASGILQTAGVTLAFGSPQDCLAEMVLPTRYGALLWTGTLAAVLLAVMLAGLWLNGAAWESGPAIPGRVERMLQQPGMDQVNAAWAPDGVLTLSGYCAEGAQMGGVRQRLASWGVVFRDRVVRGDLLARDVQELLQQAGYASARVRSTAPGEVSIEGNISMGQRWAAVLPQLRQIPGLRRWHIENRRAIQSQAIIAALKEGGLAGEISVTPVGDAFTLSGVLDEAGKERLEHLLGRLRAQFPGLALSYQAVPASADGAQRLPSPAAGIIHSRRGIYLVLENGVRLQVGSQLPDGGEVIALTDRAIAIHYRGALINYPYEF from the coding sequence ATGAAGAATCAGTGGAAAATCCGCCTGCTTGGCGGCGTGCTGCACGGGCGGGAAATCGTCGTGCCTGAGGGCGGTTTGACGCTCGGCGAACGCGGTTGCGATGTCTGTGTTCCCCTTACGGCGGCGGCCAAGGTGGCGTTGACGATAACAGCAGGTCGGTTATATGCCGATGCGGGCGGCGCGTCGGTGCGGGTCAATGGCCGCCGGCATCGGAAGGGTGATGCGCTGCCGGCGTCCGGCATTTTACAGACCGCCGGCGTGACGCTGGCCTTTGGATCGCCGCAAGACTGCTTGGCGGAAATGGTGCTGCCGACGCGCTATGGCGCTTTACTCTGGACGGGCACCCTGGCGGCGGTGTTGCTGGCCGTCATGCTGGCTGGTCTGTGGCTAAACGGCGCGGCGTGGGAGAGCGGCCCCGCTATTCCTGGACGAGTAGAACGGATGTTGCAGCAGCCCGGTATGGACCAGGTTAACGCCGCCTGGGCGCCGGATGGAGTATTGACCTTGTCCGGCTATTGCGCCGAGGGGGCGCAGATGGGAGGGGTGCGTCAGAGACTGGCGTCCTGGGGCGTTGTGTTTCGCGATCGGGTCGTGCGCGGCGATCTGCTCGCTCGCGATGTCCAGGAGCTGTTGCAACAGGCAGGCTACGCCAGCGCACGGGTGCGCAGTACCGCGCCTGGCGAGGTGTCTATCGAGGGCAATATCTCCATGGGTCAGCGCTGGGCTGCGGTGCTGCCGCAACTGCGCCAAATTCCCGGCCTGCGACGTTGGCATATTGAAAATCGGCGCGCGATACAGAGTCAGGCTATCATCGCGGCGCTTAAGGAAGGCGGACTGGCCGGTGAGATTAGCGTGACGCCGGTGGGAGACGCGTTCACGCTGAGCGGGGTGCTCGACGAAGCAGGCAAGGAGCGCCTTGAGCACCTGCTCGGCCGTCTGAGAGCGCAGTTCCCCGGGCTGGCGCTCAGCTATCAGGCGGTACCGGCGTCCGCCGACGGCGCGCAGCGCCTGCCCTCGCCGGCGGCGGGCATCATCCATAGCCGCCGCGGTATTTACCTGGTGCTGGAAAACGGTGTACGCCTACAGGTCGGCAGCCAATTGCCGGACGGCGGTGAAGTGATTGCCCTGACTGACCGCGCCATCGCCATCCACTATCGTGGGGCGCTAATCAATTATCCCTATGAATTCTAG
- the sctI gene encoding type III secretion system inner rod subunit SctI, with the protein MKIENAYHIAPPTNGLTAAPAEASVDAAAAFSQLLYGVAPTGALSPHDMLVRQAAIFGVTSSIDLGAKIAGSMAQSINKLVNMA; encoded by the coding sequence ATGAAAATCGAAAACGCCTACCACATCGCCCCGCCGACCAACGGCCTGACGGCCGCGCCGGCCGAGGCTTCAGTGGATGCCGCCGCGGCATTCAGTCAATTGCTCTACGGCGTGGCGCCGACAGGGGCCCTGTCGCCGCACGATATGCTGGTGCGACAGGCAGCGATCTTTGGGGTGACGTCGAGTATCGATCTTGGCGCCAAAATAGCCGGTTCGATGGCGCAATCCATTAATAAACTGGTGAATATGGCATGA
- a CDS encoding SepL/TyeA/HrpJ family type III secretion system protein, which translates to MKASEGILPPASLQDAHARQVPEERKMALQEMALLELEQTSSNALCETLEEMGMAMAGRVLGRKDLGPAGRQARKQQALIKLVQSGGEQGAGVARILALAPQDRQALEIARQIVALSSRLAQDTLSQRRKQDLSAKLAALMAQQGWETTLFAMMEMGEVDPASLRPITRLMQQALDEPEVSLMEWFKRIAGWRERRQRLRVLLRVMAFELSACLPGQQQQRLAVVLQRLRRLLLFLGLENECRRIEGLCRLPTGTLLPLTIEIVGESWLFADWLNARLATLKPPGALRNRLIHHLATLYTLLPDGCFMDDDQREQIIGVLRQLAANQV; encoded by the coding sequence ATGAAAGCGAGCGAAGGAATATTGCCGCCGGCTTCGTTACAGGATGCGCACGCCCGGCAGGTGCCGGAGGAGCGGAAGATGGCCCTGCAGGAGATGGCGCTGCTTGAGCTTGAACAGACGTCAAGCAACGCCCTCTGTGAAACGCTGGAAGAGATGGGCATGGCTATGGCGGGCAGAGTGCTTGGCCGTAAAGACCTGGGACCGGCCGGCCGGCAAGCGCGCAAGCAGCAGGCGCTCATTAAGCTGGTGCAAAGCGGCGGGGAGCAGGGCGCCGGCGTGGCCCGCATCCTGGCGCTGGCGCCGCAGGACCGCCAGGCGCTGGAAATAGCGCGGCAAATCGTCGCCCTGTCTTCGCGGCTGGCGCAAGATACGCTGAGTCAGCGTCGAAAACAGGACCTTAGCGCCAAACTGGCTGCATTGATGGCACAGCAGGGTTGGGAAACGACGCTGTTTGCCATGATGGAAATGGGGGAGGTCGATCCGGCCTCGCTGCGACCGATCACGCGCCTGATGCAACAGGCGTTGGATGAGCCGGAAGTGTCGCTGATGGAATGGTTCAAGCGTATCGCCGGCTGGCGCGAGCGGCGTCAGCGGTTGCGCGTGCTGCTGCGGGTCATGGCGTTTGAACTCTCCGCCTGCCTGCCGGGGCAGCAACAGCAGCGGCTTGCGGTCGTGCTGCAGCGTCTGCGCCGGCTGTTGCTGTTCCTGGGACTTGAGAATGAGTGCCGGCGTATCGAAGGGCTATGCCGGCTGCCGACGGGCACCCTGTTGCCGCTGACCATTGAGATCGTCGGCGAAAGCTGGTTATTTGCCGACTGGCTCAATGCGCGTCTGGCGACCCTTAAGCCCCCCGGCGCGTTGCGCAACCGCCTTATCCACCACCTGGCCACCCTTTACACGCTGCTGCCTGACGGCTGTTTTATGGATGATGACCAGCGCGAGCAAATCATCGGCGTTTTGCGGCAGCTGGCGGCAAATCAGGTGTAG
- the ssaJ gene encoding EscJ/YscJ/HrcJ family type III secretion inner membrane ring protein SsaJ codes for MKSGRCLAVAATVLLLAGCRIELYSGLPEEDANQMLAILMQHHIDADKQRGEGGITLRVEQAQFINAVELLRLNGFPHRKYTTAEMMFPPNQLVVSPSEEQQKILYLKEQRIEGMLSQMEGVVQADVAIASRSAGDEEVGAPVSVAVFIKYSPQVNMETFRMQIRNLVEKAIPGLQYDHISILMQPASYRMAASAPSVHQDPQGRAIHWLIQHYRLLMIPLALTLIAMIYLAAGKWRDRRR; via the coding sequence ATGAAAAGCGGGCGCTGCCTGGCCGTTGCCGCCACGGTACTGTTGCTCGCAGGTTGCCGTATCGAGCTCTATAGTGGCCTGCCGGAGGAGGACGCCAATCAGATGCTGGCGATTTTAATGCAGCACCATATCGATGCGGATAAGCAGCGGGGCGAGGGCGGGATAACGCTGCGGGTCGAACAGGCGCAATTCATCAATGCCGTCGAGCTTTTGCGGTTAAATGGTTTCCCACACCGCAAATACACCACCGCTGAAATGATGTTCCCGCCAAATCAATTGGTGGTGTCGCCCAGCGAAGAGCAGCAGAAGATCCTTTACCTGAAAGAGCAGCGCATTGAGGGCATGCTCAGCCAGATGGAGGGGGTAGTGCAGGCGGATGTCGCTATCGCCTCACGCTCGGCCGGCGATGAGGAGGTCGGCGCCCCCGTATCGGTGGCGGTGTTCATCAAATATTCGCCGCAGGTCAATATGGAGACATTTCGTATGCAGATAAGGAATCTGGTCGAGAAAGCCATTCCCGGTCTGCAATATGATCACATCAGCATACTGATGCAGCCAGCGTCTTACCGTATGGCGGCGTCAGCGCCGAGCGTGCACCAGGATCCGCAGGGGAGGGCCATCCACTGGCTTATTCAGCATTACCGTCTGCTCATGATACCGCTGGCGCTGACGCTTATCGCGATGATTTATCTGGCGGCGGGGAAATGGCGGGACCGGCGGCGCTAA
- a CDS encoding EscG/YscG/SsaH family type III secretion system needle protein co-chaperone yields MLADADRRLLVELACAGVNHGYRQQVRAMLPALPFLVPDESLRAACHAFLLFGVDDIAAARARLARATGPEVETLKAILQYHHGSHG; encoded by the coding sequence ATGCTCGCGGATGCCGATCGCCGATTGCTGGTGGAGCTTGCGTGCGCGGGCGTGAATCACGGTTACCGGCAGCAGGTCCGCGCCATGTTGCCCGCTTTGCCTTTTCTGGTGCCCGATGAATCGCTGCGGGCAGCATGCCATGCTTTCTTGTTGTTCGGCGTGGATGACATCGCCGCCGCCCGGGCGCGCCTGGCGCGGGCGACGGGGCCGGAGGTCGAGACGCTAAAGGCCATTTTGCAGTATCACCACGGGAGTCACGGATGA
- a CDS encoding type III secretion system domain-containing protein yields MAGPAALTPPDPLLLQLYRYSWQPARYAHPAWLAALGFRPRPDWRYGQRPPLDEGLNQALRRRRGTPPLGQALTPRARRLARLAPMMTAAALGLGLLVLECSDYLLLPAYRQVIGQWLSEEAVWQLFGLCGGKRGVVWAPDQLAERAISLGAAVLARLAVNEPVLYILMILLPPPERALWPKVPGSALIVLEQVLCPPED; encoded by the coding sequence ATGGCGGGACCGGCGGCGCTAACGCCCCCGGACCCGCTGTTGCTACAGCTGTATCGCTATAGCTGGCAACCCGCGCGCTATGCTCATCCCGCCTGGCTGGCCGCCCTCGGTTTCCGGCCGCGGCCTGACTGGCGTTATGGACAGCGGCCGCCGCTGGATGAAGGGTTGAATCAGGCGTTGCGGCGACGGCGGGGCACGCCTCCCCTCGGCCAGGCGCTGACGCCGCGTGCGCGGCGACTGGCCCGCTTGGCACCGATGATGACGGCAGCGGCGCTGGGTCTTGGGCTACTGGTGCTGGAATGCAGCGATTACTTGCTGTTACCCGCTTACCGTCAGGTGATAGGACAATGGCTATCGGAAGAGGCCGTCTGGCAGCTGTTTGGGCTGTGTGGCGGCAAACGTGGCGTGGTATGGGCGCCGGACCAACTGGCCGAGCGCGCTATATCGCTGGGCGCTGCCGTCCTTGCCAGGCTGGCGGTCAATGAGCCGGTGCTTTATATCCTGATGATTTTGCTGCCGCCGCCCGAGCGGGCATTGTGGCCCAAGGTGCCCGGCAGCGCGCTCATTGTATTGGAGCAGGTGTTATGTCCGCCCGAGGATTAA